In Candidatus Cloacimonadota bacterium, the genomic stretch GAAATATGGACAGAGAAGAAAACATTTTCTTATTAGTTCATTTTTTGCGATCTTCCTGCCGGCAATATTGGTCTATGGGAGTTACCTGCTTTTGATAAATTTTAGTTACTTAACAATCAAAATCGATATTACTTCCTTTGGTTTGGAAATCCTTGTCTTGCTTATCTCAACCCATATTTCACAATCGATTTTAAGAAAAAGACTGATATGAAAAAGCGTATTCCAAATTTACTGACAATTATCAGGATAATCCTCGTTCCCATCTTTATCTGGTTTGTTTTTTCAAATAATATCCGGAACAACATTATCTGGGCAACAATTATTTTTATCATCGCCTGTATCACAGATTATTTTGACGGCATGCTCGCTCGCAGAATGAAGGTCATCTCTAATTTCGGTAAAATTATGGATCCACTGGCGGATAAAATATTAGTTATTTCTGCTCTTTTTGCGATTTCACTCGAATTGCATTACACCAACATTATTGTTGTGATTATAATTATTGTCAGGGAAGTGGCAGTCACTATTCTTCGCAATTACTACATCAAAAAGAATATTTACATCGCTGCCAATATCTGGGGAAAACTGAAAACCATTATGCAGATGGTGGGAATTACAGCTGCTTTAATCTATTATTCGTTCATCTCAATTTTGGATAAAACAGAAAGTAAAATATTTATTTCCGGATTTCATATTTTTTTCTGGTTAGTGGCAGTTGTGACCATTCTTTCGGGTTTGAATTATTTCTTTATAAAAACGGAAAAAATAAAGAAAAACAGTTAAAACTGTTATAATTATTATATTTTTGCTATTCTTTCACCGGATTAAAATCTGGTGCTATTCTAATCTAACATTGTTTAGTTCAGTTCAGCACCACAATTGTTTACTCCGGCTTTCGACGGACATTGTGGTGAAAAAGATAGAAGAGAAAAAATAATAACCATTTCAATGGTTTATAAATCGATTCAGGAGCTACAATATGAAAAATGACAAACAATTTATGAA encodes the following:
- the pgsA gene encoding CDP-diacylglycerol--glycerol-3-phosphate 3-phosphatidyltransferase yields the protein MKKRIPNLLTIIRIILVPIFIWFVFSNNIRNNIIWATIIFIIACITDYFDGMLARRMKVISNFGKIMDPLADKILVISALFAISLELHYTNIIVVIIIIVREVAVTILRNYYIKKNIYIAANIWGKLKTIMQMVGITAALIYYSFISILDKTESKIFISGFHIFFWLVAVVTILSGLNYFFIKTEKIKKNS